A genomic segment from Gracilimonas sediminicola encodes:
- a CDS encoding monovalent cation:proton antiporter family protein — protein MLFAVSLPFLNEIVALFLVSVLIAYICYRIKLVPIAGFLIAGVIIGPNALGLVQDQELVDMLAEIGIILLLFTIGIEFSLEKLSRIRNAIFVGGGLQVLLTVAAVVGILFFFGVDWKVGIYTGCLVALSSTAIILGLFSEQGKTDTPVGRLSLAVLIFQDLAIIAMVLLVPILSGQSDSMTDLFFVLGKAVLLIAVVVLLARKVVPWILEKVAQTRRQELFLLTVIAICFGTAALTNLAEVSLALGAFLAGLVVSESHYSDHAISEILPLKTIFNAVFFVSVGMLLDLQFVIENPLLLLGVAAGVLLLKFILSSVSLLTLGYPVRVAAASGIVLAQIGEFSFVLERAGRVTGLTPGGFGEVGSQTFIAVSVLLMLLTPLFLHISPNIGNLLAKTPLKHIGQKRKESAKEDDHTDLEDHVIIVGYGPAGRNLARVLRESGIPYIVIEMNPKSVNEMHDNDIPAIYGDASRTHILEHAQISKAKLCVIAINDPSISPRIIKLANYINPTIQVIVRTRYLSEADFLEKAGADIVVPEEMETTVRLFSNVLKAYMIPDEEIEQHIRELRAEDYEIMRGSIQEAHLMVLQGLDEEGLHTRAVVVREGSLAAGKTLADLKLRNKYEITVLTVNRGEKNVGNPSGDFKLQPGDRLVMVGLATRFADAAEIFREQENPLEFEE, from the coding sequence ATGCTCTTTGCAGTAAGTCTTCCTTTCCTAAACGAAATCGTTGCGCTCTTTCTCGTAAGTGTATTGATTGCCTACATCTGCTATCGAATAAAACTGGTGCCTATCGCCGGTTTTTTGATTGCCGGTGTGATTATAGGCCCCAATGCCCTTGGCTTGGTTCAGGACCAGGAATTGGTGGATATGCTTGCGGAAATCGGGATTATCTTACTGCTTTTTACCATCGGTATTGAGTTCAGCCTCGAAAAACTCTCCCGGATTCGGAACGCAATTTTTGTAGGTGGTGGGCTGCAGGTTTTGCTGACGGTAGCGGCGGTAGTCGGCATCCTTTTCTTTTTTGGGGTTGATTGGAAAGTAGGCATTTATACCGGCTGTCTCGTAGCGTTGAGCTCCACGGCCATCATCCTCGGGCTTTTCAGTGAACAGGGAAAAACCGATACACCTGTAGGACGGTTATCTCTGGCCGTTTTGATATTCCAGGATTTGGCCATTATCGCTATGGTGTTGCTCGTCCCTATCCTATCCGGACAGAGCGATTCTATGACCGACCTGTTCTTCGTTCTCGGAAAAGCTGTTTTATTGATTGCCGTTGTGGTTCTCTTGGCTCGAAAAGTGGTTCCGTGGATATTAGAAAAAGTAGCTCAAACACGCCGTCAAGAACTCTTTTTGCTCACCGTGATTGCCATTTGTTTTGGCACGGCTGCACTTACCAATCTTGCAGAAGTCAGTCTTGCACTGGGAGCGTTCTTAGCCGGACTGGTAGTAAGTGAGAGCCATTACAGTGATCACGCCATTAGTGAAATCCTTCCTCTTAAAACCATTTTTAATGCGGTTTTCTTTGTCTCCGTGGGGATGCTGCTGGATTTACAGTTTGTCATCGAAAATCCACTGTTATTACTTGGTGTTGCAGCCGGTGTTCTGTTGCTGAAATTTATTCTGAGCTCTGTCAGTTTACTTACCCTTGGCTACCCCGTTCGGGTAGCGGCGGCCTCCGGTATTGTGCTGGCCCAAATCGGTGAATTTTCTTTTGTTCTGGAACGGGCCGGACGTGTAACCGGTCTTACTCCCGGCGGATTTGGTGAGGTAGGCTCACAAACTTTCATAGCCGTTTCTGTTTTATTGATGCTCCTCACACCTCTATTTCTTCACATCAGCCCCAACATTGGCAACCTGCTGGCCAAAACACCTTTAAAACATATCGGACAGAAAAGGAAAGAATCTGCAAAAGAAGACGATCACACTGACCTGGAAGACCATGTTATCATTGTAGGTTACGGTCCTGCAGGCCGGAACCTTGCCCGTGTATTGCGCGAATCCGGCATCCCATATATTGTGATCGAGATGAATCCGAAATCTGTAAACGAGATGCACGATAATGATATCCCGGCTATTTACGGAGATGCATCCCGTACTCATATTCTTGAACATGCTCAGATTTCCAAAGCCAAATTGTGTGTCATAGCTATTAACGATCCTTCCATCAGTCCCCGTATTATTAAACTAGCGAATTACATCAACCCTACCATTCAGGTGATTGTGAGGACCCGATATCTTTCAGAAGCGGATTTCCTCGAGAAAGCCGGTGCCGATATTGTTGTTCCCGAAGAAATGGAAACCACCGTTCGTCTGTTCTCCAATGTATTGAAGGCATACATGATCCCTGACGAAGAAATTGAGCAGCACATCAGAGAGTTACGGGCTGAAGATTATGAAATTATGCGCGGGAGCATACAGGAGGCGCACTTAATGGTACTTCAGGGTCTTGATGAAGAAGGGTTACATACTCGTGCTGTTGTAGTCAGGGAAGGCTCTTTAGCGGCCGGAAAAACACTGGCCGACCTGAAGCTCAGAAATAAATATGAAATTACAGTATTGACGGTGAATCGTGGAGAAAAGAACGTTGGAAATCCGTCCGGAGATTTTAAACTGCAACCGGGCGACCGTCTCGTTATGGTTGGACTGGCCACCCGTTTTGCAGATGCAGCAGAAATATTCCGTGAGCAGGAAAACCCGCTGGAGTTCGAGGAGTAG
- a CDS encoding SPOR domain-containing protein, producing MIKYFSFLTLLLFVVVSCSTTEQAVNDTIENARENFRSENEKLVSNLNLESYRTQLSDAYAYRENKIPDGFNQIKVQQEVEKDLYEGYRVQIYSGQSVVQADTTAANFRAWADTTIVGYQPDTYTFFRTPYYRVHVGDFHERDRAILFSNIVKRYFRDAWVVYDRVNPTRVPADTTEIKTQ from the coding sequence ATGATAAAATACTTCAGCTTTCTTACACTGCTACTTTTTGTGGTTGTCTCCTGCTCTACTACCGAGCAGGCTGTCAATGATACCATTGAAAATGCAAGAGAAAATTTCAGGTCAGAGAATGAGAAGCTTGTCTCTAACCTCAATCTGGAAAGTTATCGTACCCAGCTTTCTGATGCCTATGCATACCGGGAGAATAAAATTCCGGATGGCTTTAACCAGATTAAGGTTCAGCAGGAAGTAGAAAAAGATTTATATGAAGGATACCGTGTACAGATCTATTCCGGGCAAAGCGTGGTACAGGCAGATACGACGGCGGCCAACTTTCGCGCCTGGGCCGATACCACTATAGTCGGTTATCAGCCGGATACCTATACCTTCTTCCGTACGCCCTATTACCGTGTGCATGTAGGTGATTTTCATGAACGGGACCGTGCCATTCTATTTTCCAATATTGTAAAACGGTACTTCAGAGATGCCTGGGTGGTTTACGACCGCGTAAATCCCACCCGCGTACCCGCCGATACCACCGAGATTAAAACCCAATAG
- a CDS encoding TspO/MBR family protein, whose amino-acid sequence MKNIPFWAKVIFGILACNAVGLAASSVTLPAITTWYADLNKPSFNPPNWLFGPVWTTLYTLMGVAAAGVWEEGFPKPPVKSALTVFGVQLFLNGLWSFLFFGLQSPLIAFIEIILLLVFIVLTFKKFREIKWWIGWLLVPYLLWVAFAAILNLFIVVLN is encoded by the coding sequence ATGAAGAACATTCCATTTTGGGCTAAAGTAATATTCGGTATTCTTGCCTGTAATGCAGTCGGGCTGGCGGCAAGCAGCGTAACCTTACCGGCTATCACCACCTGGTATGCAGATCTGAACAAGCCCTCCTTTAATCCACCCAATTGGTTATTCGGGCCGGTTTGGACTACGCTTTACACCCTGATGGGAGTGGCGGCCGCAGGTGTCTGGGAGGAAGGATTTCCAAAACCGCCCGTAAAATCTGCCCTTACAGTTTTTGGAGTACAACTGTTTCTGAACGGACTATGGTCATTTCTTTTCTTCGGTCTCCAATCTCCACTTATTGCTTTCATCGAGATAATCCTCTTACTTGTTTTCATTGTACTGACGTTTAAAAAATTCAGAGAAATAAAATGGTGGATCGGTTGGCTTTTAGTACCTTACCTACTGTGGGTGGCTTTTGCTGCTATCCTCAACCTTTTTATAGTTGTACTTAATTAA
- the deoC gene encoding deoxyribose-phosphate aldolase translates to MKYPDFNQTVPIDHVGVEERVSRLNKRSIKKDSKIQALKMALSMIDLTTLEGKDSPGKVIQLCQKAKRPHPAVPDLPTVAAICVYPSMVSVAKNALKGTDINVASVATAFPSGQSPLSMRLEDTKFAVSEGADEIDMVISRGAFLNGEYQLVFDEIAAVKEACGEAHLKVILETGELHTYENVRKASDIAMHAGADFIKTSTGKTSPAATQPVTLVMLEAIRDFYYDTGKMIGMKPAGGIRTAKQAIQYLVIVKETLGADWLNKDYFRFGASSLTNDLLMQIVKQQTGHYQSLDYFSND, encoded by the coding sequence ATGAAGTATCCTGATTTCAACCAAACCGTTCCCATCGATCATGTAGGTGTGGAAGAACGTGTTTCCAGGTTGAATAAGCGCAGCATCAAGAAAGATTCCAAAATACAGGCGCTGAAAATGGCGCTCAGTATGATTGATTTGACTACGCTGGAGGGTAAAGATTCACCCGGCAAAGTCATTCAACTTTGTCAAAAAGCAAAGCGGCCCCACCCGGCTGTTCCAGATCTGCCGACCGTAGCTGCCATTTGTGTATATCCGAGCATGGTTTCTGTGGCTAAAAATGCCCTCAAGGGAACCGACATTAATGTAGCCAGCGTTGCTACTGCTTTCCCAAGCGGCCAGTCTCCCCTTTCCATGAGATTAGAAGACACTAAATTTGCCGTTTCGGAGGGAGCCGATGAAATTGATATGGTCATTAGCCGCGGTGCTTTTCTGAATGGAGAGTATCAGCTGGTTTTTGATGAAATAGCGGCCGTAAAAGAAGCTTGCGGAGAAGCGCATCTGAAAGTGATCCTCGAGACGGGGGAACTTCACACCTACGAAAATGTGCGCAAAGCCAGCGATATTGCTATGCATGCCGGTGCCGACTTCATTAAAACCTCAACGGGTAAAACTAGTCCGGCAGCAACACAGCCCGTAACTCTTGTAATGCTGGAAGCCATTCGCGATTTCTATTACGATACCGGCAAAATGATCGGCATGAAGCCCGCAGGTGGAATCAGAACCGCGAAACAAGCCATCCAATATTTAGTTATAGTAAAAGAAACACTGGGTGCCGACTGGTTAAACAAGGATTATTTCCGCTTCGGAGCCAGTTCGCTAACAAACGACCTATTGATGCAAATTGTGAAGCAACAAACAGGCCATTATCAATCACTGGATTATTTCAGCAACGATTAA
- a CDS encoding S9 family peptidase: MMMKRTATLVLLLFSFLSLSVTAQVDESHFDYMDLFDLQMVSSPAISPDGNTIIYERHQFDVMTDRRFVNLWSISFSGDNHHPLTSVTSSYGNVTWSPSGDRIAYTSSEEGSNQIFVRWMNSGETASITNLTESPGNLRWSPDGSMILFSKFVPGTSSVVKTDMPAPPSGAKWEQSAQVIDKAVYRRDGGGYVADGFDHLFVISADGGAPRQLTSGDYDHGSASWTPDGNIIFTADRSGNADLDPNNEQIYEMNIETGAMTKITDKRGPHSSPRVSPDGKLIAYTGYEDKFLGYQLTDLYVMNRNGSNLRKISQKVANDISSVTWADDSKSLFFRYTEEGVAKVGNIKLNGDYSEVAADLSSTTIGRPYSGGSYSVATNGRIAFTSGTATQPAELSVGHFPTRMQNRTLTNLNAQFLKSKTLGQVEEFWVNSSVDDFRVQGWIITPPDFDPNDQYPMILEIHGGPHTAYGPQFSPELQLMASRGYVVVYTNPRGSTSYGEEFAAYINHNYPSEDHNDLMDAVDYVIDQGYIDVNNLFITGGSGGGVLSSWAIGKTDRFKAAVVAKPVINWYSFVLTADGSPFYSKYWFTKMPWEDPEQYLERSPISLVGNVTTPTMLLTGEQDYRTPMSETEQYYAALKLQGVDAAMVRIQGSGHGIASKPSNLFRKVAYIVGWFDKYRE; the protein is encoded by the coding sequence ATGATGATGAAACGAACCGCCACCCTTGTACTGCTTCTTTTTTCCTTTCTGAGCTTATCCGTTACCGCTCAGGTAGATGAATCTCATTTCGATTATATGGATTTATTTGACCTGCAGATGGTCAGTAGTCCTGCGATTTCTCCTGATGGTAATACCATTATTTACGAACGCCATCAATTTGATGTAATGACCGACCGGCGTTTTGTGAACCTGTGGAGTATTTCGTTTTCCGGAGATAACCACCACCCCCTTACTTCAGTAACAAGTTCTTACGGAAATGTGACCTGGTCGCCAAGCGGAGATCGCATTGCCTATACGTCATCGGAAGAAGGCTCAAACCAGATTTTTGTACGCTGGATGAACTCCGGCGAAACGGCCTCCATCACAAACCTGACTGAAAGTCCGGGAAATTTGAGATGGTCGCCCGATGGCAGCATGATTCTTTTTTCTAAATTTGTACCGGGCACTTCTTCTGTGGTGAAAACTGATATGCCTGCTCCACCTTCCGGAGCAAAGTGGGAACAGTCTGCACAAGTTATAGACAAAGCGGTTTACCGACGAGATGGTGGTGGTTATGTAGCTGATGGCTTTGACCATCTATTTGTGATTTCTGCTGACGGAGGCGCTCCGCGTCAGTTAACTTCAGGAGATTATGATCACGGTTCCGCATCCTGGACACCTGATGGAAATATCATTTTTACGGCAGATCGTTCAGGAAATGCAGATTTGGATCCCAACAATGAGCAAATCTACGAAATGAATATTGAGACCGGAGCCATGACAAAGATTACGGATAAGCGAGGTCCACATAGCAGTCCCAGAGTTTCTCCCGATGGAAAGCTCATTGCCTATACCGGCTATGAGGATAAATTCCTGGGATACCAGCTTACTGATTTATATGTGATGAATCGTAACGGCTCAAACCTGAGAAAAATCTCACAGAAAGTAGCTAATGATATTTCTTCTGTTACATGGGCGGATGACAGTAAATCTTTGTTTTTCAGGTACACCGAAGAGGGCGTTGCAAAAGTTGGTAACATAAAATTAAATGGAGATTACAGTGAAGTAGCAGCTGATCTTTCCAGCACAACCATTGGTCGCCCATACAGCGGAGGCTCTTATTCTGTGGCAACAAACGGCCGTATTGCCTTTACCTCCGGAACCGCAACTCAGCCCGCTGAACTTAGTGTTGGTCACTTTCCAACCCGAATGCAGAACCGTACCCTCACTAATTTGAATGCACAATTCCTGAAATCGAAAACCCTTGGACAAGTTGAAGAATTTTGGGTGAATTCCTCTGTAGATGATTTCAGAGTTCAGGGCTGGATCATAACCCCTCCTGACTTTGATCCAAACGATCAATACCCAATGATACTCGAAATTCATGGCGGACCTCACACCGCGTATGGACCTCAATTTTCTCCTGAGTTACAGTTAATGGCCAGTCGCGGTTACGTGGTTGTCTATACAAATCCTCGTGGAAGTACCAGTTATGGTGAAGAATTTGCGGCCTATATCAATCACAATTACCCCAGCGAAGACCACAACGATTTGATGGACGCAGTAGATTACGTGATCGATCAGGGCTATATCGATGTAAATAACTTATTCATAACCGGAGGAAGCGGTGGCGGAGTACTTAGCTCATGGGCCATCGGTAAAACAGATCGCTTTAAGGCTGCGGTAGTGGCAAAACCCGTTATAAACTGGTACAGCTTTGTTCTGACAGCAGACGGTTCCCCCTTCTACAGTAAATATTGGTTTACCAAAATGCCGTGGGAAGATCCCGAACAATACCTGGAGCGATCTCCAATTTCGTTGGTGGGCAATGTCACAACACCTACCATGCTGCTTACCGGCGAGCAGGACTACCGAACTCCAATGAGCGAAACTGAGCAATACTACGCTGCCCTAAAACTACAGGGTGTTGATGCCGCCATGGTTCGAATTCAGGGCTCAGGCCATGGAATCGCCTCCAAACCAAGCAACCTCTTTCGAAAAGTAGCTTACATTGTTGGCTGGTTTGATAAATATAGAGAATAG
- a CDS encoding aldehyde dehydrogenase family protein yields MSDTETKEAPYKPTSPNSKLDFESVWEYAPAPQTSDFVEVKERYDLFIGGKFVKPSKGRYFKSTNPATEEEITEFAEATQKDVDKAVKAARKAFEGEWSRISAKERGKYIYRIARMIQERAREFAVLESMDGGKPIRESRDVDIPLVAAYFFYYAGWADKLEYAFPGRKPKPLGVCGQIIPWNFPLLMLAWKIAPALACGNTVVLKPAETTSLTALKFAELVRDCGLPEGVVNIVTGAGQTGAEIVNHKDIDKVAFTGSTQVGKIIQKSLAGTDKKYTLELGGKGALVIFEDAPIDQAVEGIINAIYFNQGHVCCAGSRLLVQEGVADKVIQKLKDRLETLIVGDPLDKNTDIGAINSKEQFETVNKYLELGVDEGADIYQSKCDIPENGYFIRPTLFTNVSQSNRVVQEEIFGPVLTVQTFRTADEGIEKANNTPYGLASGVWTDKGSKIFQMGSKMRSGVIWANTYNKFDPTSPFGGYKESGVGREGGLHGLAAYTKI; encoded by the coding sequence ATGTCTGACACGGAAACTAAAGAAGCTCCTTACAAACCCACTTCACCAAATTCGAAACTGGATTTTGAGTCTGTTTGGGAATATGCCCCGGCACCTCAAACCTCGGACTTTGTTGAGGTAAAGGAGCGCTATGATCTCTTCATTGGCGGGAAATTTGTAAAGCCATCCAAAGGCCGATACTTCAAGAGTACCAACCCGGCTACCGAAGAGGAAATCACAGAATTTGCTGAAGCTACCCAGAAGGATGTGGACAAAGCCGTAAAAGCTGCCCGAAAAGCTTTTGAGGGTGAATGGTCGAGGATTTCAGCTAAAGAAAGAGGCAAGTATATTTACCGTATCGCCCGGATGATACAGGAGCGTGCCCGTGAATTTGCCGTTCTGGAATCAATGGATGGCGGTAAGCCCATCCGTGAGTCACGCGATGTTGACATTCCTTTAGTTGCCGCTTATTTCTTCTACTATGCCGGCTGGGCAGATAAACTCGAGTATGCCTTCCCGGGAAGAAAACCCAAACCCCTTGGCGTGTGCGGACAAATTATCCCATGGAATTTCCCCTTGCTGATGCTGGCCTGGAAGATTGCCCCTGCCCTTGCTTGTGGAAATACCGTTGTTCTTAAACCGGCCGAGACTACCTCATTGACAGCGCTGAAGTTTGCGGAACTGGTTCGCGACTGCGGACTGCCCGAGGGCGTGGTGAACATTGTTACCGGTGCAGGGCAAACCGGAGCAGAAATCGTCAATCATAAAGATATTGATAAAGTAGCATTTACCGGTTCAACCCAAGTCGGGAAAATCATTCAAAAGTCCCTGGCCGGAACCGACAAAAAGTACACGCTTGAATTAGGTGGAAAAGGCGCTTTGGTTATTTTTGAAGATGCCCCGATAGACCAGGCGGTGGAAGGTATTATTAACGCCATTTACTTTAACCAGGGGCACGTGTGCTGTGCCGGTTCCCGATTGCTGGTTCAGGAAGGTGTGGCTGATAAAGTAATCCAAAAACTGAAAGACCGGCTTGAAACATTGATTGTTGGTGATCCTCTGGACAAGAATACCGACATTGGTGCCATCAACTCTAAAGAGCAGTTTGAGACGGTAAATAAATACCTGGAACTCGGTGTAGATGAAGGTGCTGATATCTACCAAAGTAAATGTGATATCCCCGAAAACGGCTATTTCATACGCCCTACTCTTTTCACCAATGTTTCACAATCGAATCGAGTGGTTCAGGAAGAAATTTTTGGGCCGGTGCTAACGGTGCAAACATTCCGCACGGCAGATGAAGGTATCGAGAAAGCCAATAACACCCCATACGGACTTGCAAGTGGTGTTTGGACCGACAAAGGCTCCAAGATTTTCCAAATGGGAAGCAAAATGAGATCCGGTGTTATCTGGGCGAATACCTACAACAAATTCGATCCTACTTCTCCGTTTGGCGGTTACAAAGAAAGTGGAGTTGGGCGAGAAGGCGGACTCCACGGATTAGCAGCCTACACAAAAATTTAA
- a CDS encoding DUF427 domain-containing protein, whose protein sequence is MTDLPSWAKSGQSQWKYYGQKRPEFAHKPKEGQESVWDYPRPPKVDPDSREVLIIFANKIIARSTRAIRILETASPPTFYIPPSDLNSKYLVKAKGESKCEWKGEAIYWDVVVEDEKAIRAAWSYPKPFADFTKIKSHLAFYPSKVHCYVDGEHVKPQPGGFYGGWITREIVGPVKGESEETYL, encoded by the coding sequence ATGACAGACCTTCCAAGTTGGGCTAAATCGGGGCAATCACAGTGGAAGTATTACGGGCAAAAACGGCCTGAATTCGCTCATAAACCCAAAGAAGGACAAGAATCGGTGTGGGATTATCCACGCCCGCCAAAAGTCGACCCTGATTCTCGGGAAGTACTGATCATTTTTGCCAATAAAATCATTGCCCGAAGTACCCGCGCCATCCGGATCTTGGAAACAGCAAGTCCGCCAACTTTCTACATCCCTCCCTCCGATCTGAACTCGAAATACCTTGTTAAAGCGAAGGGAGAATCAAAATGTGAATGGAAAGGGGAAGCGATTTACTGGGACGTTGTTGTGGAAGATGAGAAGGCAATTCGGGCAGCCTGGTCTTACCCTAAACCATTCGCTGACTTCACCAAAATCAAAAGTCATTTGGCTTTTTACCCCTCCAAAGTTCATTGTTATGTAGATGGTGAACACGTGAAGCCTCAGCCCGGAGGATTCTATGGCGGATGGATAACCCGCGAAATAGTCGGACCGGTTAAAGGGGAATCGGAAGAGACCTATTTGTAA
- a CDS encoding DUF1761 domain-containing protein, producing the protein MSAINWLAVVAASLVGFAIGFVWYGPLFGKKWMEAVGMTEEDAENGNMAKIFGVTLIFQFIMAFCLAMFFYGDPASADMINGSNGAFYGFLTGFGWVATALGVNALYEQKSWTYIFINGSFWIVVFTLMGLILGAWK; encoded by the coding sequence ATGTCTGCAATTAATTGGCTGGCTGTAGTAGCCGCCTCACTTGTTGGTTTTGCAATCGGGTTTGTGTGGTATGGACCCTTGTTTGGGAAGAAATGGATGGAAGCAGTCGGTATGACCGAAGAAGATGCTGAGAATGGAAATATGGCTAAAATATTCGGCGTCACGCTGATCTTTCAATTTATTATGGCTTTTTGTCTGGCTATGTTTTTTTACGGAGATCCGGCCTCGGCTGATATGATTAATGGTAGCAATGGAGCTTTTTATGGCTTTTTAACCGGTTTTGGATGGGTAGCCACCGCATTAGGGGTGAATGCTTTATATGAGCAAAAATCCTGGACCTACATTTTTATTAACGGGAGTTTCTGGATTGTCGTCTTTACCCTGATGGGCTTGATATTAGGCGCCTGGAAGTAA
- a CDS encoding aldehyde dehydrogenase family protein: protein MSDSRIDVKKTYKMYLGGNFPRSESGRTYKVYDGDKNLLANACQGSRKDFRDAVKIARGAFSGWSARSAYNRGQILYRIAEMLEDRRDQFMKELGPIGFKTAEAEADINASIDRLIYYAGWADKYQQVFGSINPVASSHFNFSLLEPTGVVAAFAPEKSPLLGLASVIAPIIVGGNTCVVLASEEYPLPAISFAEVLNSSDVPGGVVNILTGFREELSEHFSTHMDVNAMVYTDKLPQEMKKSIDENASLNVKRIINKPIDDWYSEEAQSPYFLTNFQETKTTWHPVGF from the coding sequence ATGTCTGACTCAAGAATTGACGTAAAGAAAACCTATAAAATGTATCTGGGCGGAAATTTTCCCCGCTCGGAATCCGGTCGTACTTATAAAGTTTATGACGGCGACAAAAACCTGCTGGCGAATGCCTGCCAAGGTTCAAGAAAAGATTTCAGGGATGCTGTAAAGATTGCCCGTGGCGCCTTTAGCGGATGGAGTGCGCGCAGTGCTTACAACCGCGGACAGATTCTCTACCGCATTGCCGAGATGCTGGAAGACCGTCGTGATCAATTCATGAAAGAACTCGGTCCTATTGGTTTTAAAACGGCCGAAGCTGAAGCTGATATCAATGCCTCTATCGACCGCCTTATTTACTATGCCGGCTGGGCCGATAAATATCAGCAGGTTTTTGGCTCGATAAACCCGGTTGCGAGTTCACACTTTAACTTCAGTTTACTGGAGCCCACCGGTGTTGTAGCTGCTTTCGCTCCTGAAAAGAGCCCTCTTTTGGGCTTGGCTTCCGTCATTGCTCCAATCATAGTTGGAGGGAATACATGTGTAGTACTTGCCTCAGAAGAATATCCCCTTCCCGCTATTAGTTTTGCTGAAGTATTGAACTCTTCGGATGTACCAGGAGGCGTGGTAAACATACTAACCGGATTTCGAGAAGAATTATCGGAACATTTCAGTACCCATATGGATGTAAATGCCATGGTATATACTGATAAATTACCCCAGGAAATGAAGAAGAGTATTGATGAAAATGCTTCACTGAACGTGAAACGAATCATTAATAAACCTATTGATGACTGGTATTCGGAAGAAGCTCAGTCTCCATATTTTCTTACCAATTTTCAGGAAACGAAAACAACATGGCACCCGGTTGGATTTTAA